In Dyadobacter subterraneus, a single genomic region encodes these proteins:
- a CDS encoding glycosyl transferase: MTIAFTICSINYLAQARTLGDSLASTNPEILFVIGLVDNQEGVAFEDSYQPKYPMVEIDKIGIEGFDEMAARYNITELNTAVKPFYFTYFFRQYPEAQHVIYFDPDIIIYQPLTGLLNSLKNHEAVLTPHINTPIEDRLTPNELHHLNTGIYNLGFVAFRRSAVNTEFIKWWEEKLRYECLIDLCNGLFVDQNWMNFLPVFVPNTHIERNPGYNAAYWNLHERTFSQKDNVFYVNENNPLIFLHYSGYDPEKPAVLSKYQDRFQLSERPDAIPLFDIYRESLIKNGNAYYRKFPCFYIKPPKVFRYQRVRKLLKRPFNYLKDQLDTM; this comes from the coding sequence ATGACCATTGCTTTTACAATTTGTTCAATAAATTACCTTGCACAGGCCCGCACACTCGGAGATTCCCTTGCCAGCACAAATCCTGAAATCCTTTTTGTGATCGGTCTGGTTGATAATCAGGAAGGCGTAGCATTCGAAGATTCTTATCAGCCGAAATATCCGATGGTTGAAATTGATAAGATCGGGATTGAGGGATTCGATGAAATGGCTGCCCGGTATAACATCACCGAACTTAACACGGCCGTAAAACCATTCTACTTCACATACTTTTTCAGACAATATCCCGAGGCTCAGCATGTAATCTATTTTGATCCGGATATTATTATTTACCAGCCTTTAACAGGACTGTTGAATTCGCTAAAAAATCACGAAGCGGTTTTAACACCACATATTAATACACCGATTGAAGACCGTTTGACACCAAACGAGCTTCATCATTTAAACACCGGAATTTACAATCTGGGTTTTGTGGCGTTCAGACGTAGTGCAGTTAATACAGAATTTATTAAGTGGTGGGAAGAAAAGCTTCGTTACGAATGTTTGATCGATCTTTGTAACGGATTATTTGTGGACCAGAACTGGATGAATTTCCTCCCGGTTTTTGTTCCCAATACACATATTGAAAGAAATCCGGGCTATAACGCGGCATACTGGAATCTGCATGAACGTACATTTTCTCAAAAAGACAATGTATTTTACGTCAACGAAAATAATCCATTGATCTTCCTCCATTATAGTGGCTATGATCCGGAAAAACCTGCTGTTTTATCAAAATATCAGGATCGTTTCCAGCTTTCAGAGCGGCCGGATGCAATTCCTTTATTTGATATTTACAGGGAGAGTCTGATTAAAAACGGGAATGCCTATTATCGTAAATTCCCTTGCTTTTATATAAAACCGCCGAAAGTTTTCAGATACCAGCGTGTTAGAAAACTTCTGAAAAGGCCATTTAATTATTTAAAAGATCAGCTTGATACGATGTAA
- a CDS encoding DUF5672 family protein, whose product MKELVSILIPILNPELTVLEELILRHSLEALKRYPVILFSYDGADLSGIETNHDRLEILTFRPKFFEDRQTLANLFLMEDFYNRFTWSDFVLIHELNSWIVKDEIHYWCKQGYDYLHTNPVLDHSDFKNGKMNDFSKVFGLNEGQKKALGKGFDNDGLKLCHVQRMISTLSAKKKEAHHYREKNDFENKDSLFWELEANRLWPYLRKPTDIVQNRFSQNIEKRATLFPNNRDAWPTGITGVTTKNIDHLPFYK is encoded by the coding sequence ATGAAAGAACTGGTATCCATACTGATCCCGATATTAAATCCCGAACTTACTGTTCTGGAAGAATTAATTTTAAGACACAGCCTTGAAGCACTGAAAAGATATCCCGTCATTTTATTCTCTTATGACGGAGCTGATTTATCCGGGATAGAAACAAACCATGACCGTCTGGAAATTTTGACTTTCAGACCTAAATTTTTCGAAGACAGGCAAACACTGGCCAATCTCTTCCTGATGGAGGATTTTTATAACCGTTTTACATGGAGTGATTTTGTTTTGATCCACGAATTAAACAGCTGGATAGTCAAGGACGAAATTCATTACTGGTGCAAACAAGGTTACGATTATTTGCACACAAATCCGGTTTTGGATCATTCGGATTTTAAAAATGGGAAGATGAATGACTTTTCAAAAGTTTTTGGTCTTAATGAAGGACAAAAAAAGGCACTTGGAAAGGGATTTGATAATGACGGATTAAAACTTTGTCATGTACAAAGGATGATCAGCACGTTGTCGGCAAAGAAAAAAGAAGCGCATCATTACCGAGAGAAGAACGATTTCGAAAACAAGGATTCATTATTCTGGGAATTGGAAGCCAACCGGCTCTGGCCATATTTGCGAAAACCTACGGACATTGTTCAAAACCGTTTTTCTCAAAATATCGAAAAAAGAGCAACCTTGTTTCCAAATAACCGGGACGCCTGGCCAACAGGAATAACGGGAGTTACGACCAAAAATATTGATCATCTTCCTTTTTATAAATAG
- a CDS encoding glycosyltransferase family 2 protein → MKPLQESTTELREFIAALKVKTFSAEGKAHFPKLTIITPSYNQADFLERTILSVLNQNYPNLEYIIIDGGSTDKSVEVIKKYESYLTYWVSEKDRGQVHAINKALEKATGEWISFQNSDDVYFAGTFERFGKAALEQPADILYGDLFMITTDDEVTEILKTTSYSLTCQILEGMQIHNQSLFFKKSLVEKFGKFDESYRFAFDYEFITRFTMHDSTRIRKVEGLGGALRVHADAKSSTIASVGSEEHLRIQKLYNSALSFPALNKIRYLWCKVRKIAYFTFRFDFKYIRFRLSR, encoded by the coding sequence ATGAAGCCTCTTCAGGAAAGTACAACGGAACTCCGCGAATTTATTGCTGCATTAAAAGTGAAAACTTTCAGTGCGGAGGGAAAAGCGCATTTTCCAAAACTTACCATCATTACGCCGTCCTACAACCAGGCTGACTTTCTGGAACGTACCATTTTGAGCGTTCTAAATCAAAATTATCCCAATCTCGAATATATTATTATTGACGGTGGTTCTACGGATAAAAGCGTTGAGGTTATAAAAAAATATGAATCTTATCTGACTTACTGGGTTTCTGAAAAAGACCGCGGGCAGGTTCATGCTATTAACAAGGCACTTGAAAAAGCAACCGGTGAATGGATAAGTTTTCAAAATTCTGATGACGTATATTTTGCAGGCACGTTTGAACGTTTTGGTAAAGCAGCACTGGAACAGCCGGCTGATATTTTGTACGGAGATTTGTTCATGATCACTACGGATGATGAGGTGACGGAAATATTAAAAACAACGTCTTACAGTTTGACCTGTCAGATTCTGGAAGGAATGCAGATTCACAACCAGTCATTATTTTTCAAAAAATCGCTGGTTGAGAAATTCGGGAAGTTTGATGAATCTTACCGTTTTGCATTTGATTACGAATTTATCACACGTTTCACAATGCATGATTCAACACGGATCAGAAAAGTTGAAGGATTAGGCGGCGCGCTTCGTGTACATGCAGACGCCAAGTCATCGACGATTGCCTCCGTTGGCTCGGAAGAACATTTGAGGATACAAAAATTGTACAATTCTGCGTTATCATTCCCGGCTCTGAACAAAATCAGGTATCTTTGGTGTAAGGTTAGAAAAATAGCCTATTTTACTTTTCGATTTGATTTCAAATACATACGTTTCAGACTATCAAGATGA
- a CDS encoding acyltransferase family protein: MRNRVEQLDGLRGIFSILVIAHHHNAFRESIFYNNFFVINSSLFVDFFFVLSGFVIAMNYIERIQTGEDFATFLKKRFVRLYPLLFYTEVIFIIANLIGDHSALKNMTDMRLSYYLKSGLDTLTFMGSTPILGDWMGINYPAWSISSEMISYVVFGLVLLFAPSKKYLVFLLLSIVCIGFIVSINDYMLVYDYGFVRGLLCFCMGIFTFAFLKEKDFKLTYLEIPFLILLVAAMYATHHYEWNLTRLIFPFLFSIGIIIFASSTGIITRVLSSAPFQYLGKISYSIYLNHAIVLIFINICIFRVFKAEPTEPMIAFSLITSISLTIVYSHFTYELIEKRFGKFLKSKLDL, encoded by the coding sequence ATGAGAAACAGAGTAGAACAGCTCGATGGATTGAGAGGGATTTTTTCCATACTGGTCATTGCCCATCATCACAATGCATTCAGAGAATCCATTTTTTACAACAACTTTTTTGTAATTAATTCCAGCCTTTTCGTTGATTTCTTTTTTGTACTAAGCGGATTTGTGATTGCGATGAACTACATCGAAAGGATACAAACCGGCGAAGATTTTGCTACTTTTCTTAAAAAAAGATTTGTACGTCTTTATCCCTTACTTTTTTACACAGAGGTAATTTTCATCATAGCCAATCTTATTGGAGATCACAGCGCATTGAAAAATATGACCGACATGAGACTGTCGTATTATTTAAAATCAGGATTAGATACACTTACTTTTATGGGTTCCACGCCTATTCTTGGTGATTGGATGGGAATTAATTATCCTGCCTGGTCGATATCTTCCGAGATGATTTCTTATGTTGTTTTTGGTTTGGTGCTTTTGTTTGCTCCATCAAAAAAATATCTGGTTTTCCTTCTTTTAAGTATTGTCTGCATTGGATTTATCGTATCCATAAATGATTACATGCTGGTATACGACTACGGTTTTGTACGCGGCCTGTTATGTTTTTGCATGGGAATTTTCACTTTCGCGTTTTTAAAAGAAAAAGATTTTAAACTGACTTATCTGGAAATACCTTTTCTGATTTTACTTGTTGCCGCGATGTATGCAACCCATCATTATGAGTGGAATCTGACCAGACTTATTTTTCCCTTCCTATTCTCAATCGGTATTATCATTTTTGCCAGTTCAACTGGTATAATCACCCGCGTGCTTTCCAGTGCGCCGTTTCAGTATTTGGGTAAAATCTCTTATTCGATTTATCTCAATCACGCGATCGTTCTGATTTTTATCAATATCTGTATTTTCAGGGTTTTCAAAGCTGAACCAACAGAGCCGATGATTGCATTTTCGTTAATTACTTCAATCTCTCTTACGATTGTTTATTCCCATTTTACATACGAGCTGATAGAAAAGCGATTTGGTAAATTCCTCAAATCGAAACTTGATTTATAA
- the trxA gene encoding thioredoxin — protein MSAFSDLINSNKPVLVDFSAEWCGPCKMMKPILEELKADLGDKATIVKVDVDKNPSAAKAYKIQGVPTLIVFKHGKVMWRQSGVVQANQLQSVISKYL, from the coding sequence ATGTCAGCATTTTCGGATTTAATTAACAGCAATAAACCGGTTTTGGTCGACTTTTCAGCCGAATGGTGTGGACCTTGTAAGATGATGAAACCTATTCTGGAAGAGTTAAAAGCAGATTTGGGTGACAAAGCGACGATTGTGAAAGTGGATGTCGATAAAAACCCTTCCGCTGCCAAAGCATATAAAATACAAGGGGTGCCTACACTGATTGTCTTCAAACATGGCAAAGTTATGTGGCGTCAGTCTGGCGTTGTACAGGCCAATCAGCTGCAAAGCGTGATCAGTAAATATTTATAG
- a CDS encoding pentapeptide repeat-containing protein: MFNKRNVESISNIDFTVQDLPLQSFEQYEFTNCIFSNISGTDFTDCSFINCNMSNAVITNCKMFDVEFVDCKLIGVNFSDTKDFGFSARFEKCLLDYTNFDNKKLNKSAFVNCKINGADFTQADLSKSKFSNCDLLGAVFSYTNLSGVDFTTSQNFTIDPAINNVKKAKFLSSDLAGLLTKFDIIIK; the protein is encoded by the coding sequence ATGTTTAATAAAAGAAACGTCGAGTCAATCAGTAATATCGATTTCACAGTTCAGGATCTTCCGCTGCAAAGTTTTGAACAGTATGAATTTACGAATTGTATTTTTTCCAATATTTCGGGTACTGATTTTACCGACTGTTCTTTTATTAACTGTAACATGAGCAATGCAGTGATTACAAACTGCAAAATGTTCGACGTAGAATTTGTCGATTGCAAGCTGATTGGTGTTAACTTTTCAGATACGAAGGACTTTGGTTTTTCCGCTCGTTTTGAAAAATGCCTTTTGGATTATACCAATTTTGACAATAAAAAGCTGAACAAGAGTGCCTTCGTAAATTGTAAAATTAACGGTGCCGATTTCACACAAGCCGACCTTTCCAAATCCAAATTCTCGAATTGCGACTTGTTAGGTGCTGTTTTTTCCTATACCAATCTCAGCGGTGTAGATTTTACCACAAGTCAGAATTTTACGATTGACCCGGCTATAAATAATGTAAAAAAGGCGAAATTTCTTTCTTCTGATTTGGCAGGTCTTTTGACTAAATTTGACATTATAATCAAATGA
- the nagA gene encoding N-acetylglucosamine-6-phosphate deacetylase, whose translation MSSYQIFAEKVYTGNAVLTGQLISVENGVISSITSSGFVEGALNVQNICAGLFDAHINGGERFHFTEKADEETIDDIYQASKALGTAYVLPTLITSSLENILKGIEATKKYIRNNPRSGVLGMHLEGPFLNPVKRGAHLTEYVRKPSDTELEAIISHGKDVIKLITIAPEMFTPEQIDMFLASGITVSAGHSNATYQEASQAFDQGIKLVTHLYNAMSAFGHRQPGLVGATFDNNTVYAPIIIDGVHCDYAAARIAYKAKKDKLFLISDALFVGEKVTEFKWGEFDAYLQNGQYNNSEGNLAGATISLADAVRNAVREVGIPLQEAIEMATIRPAIAVGLDDKIGSVAVGYPAVFTSFDDLLEKFEVIN comes from the coding sequence ATGTCTTCTTACCAGATATTTGCAGAGAAAGTTTATACCGGTAATGCTGTTCTGACCGGTCAGCTTATTTCTGTTGAAAATGGTGTTATTTCTTCCATAACCTCTTCCGGATTTGTAGAAGGAGCGCTCAATGTTCAAAATATTTGTGCCGGTCTTTTTGATGCGCATATTAATGGCGGAGAACGTTTTCATTTTACTGAAAAAGCGGATGAAGAAACCATCGACGACATTTATCAGGCCAGTAAAGCACTAGGAACAGCCTACGTTTTGCCTACACTTATCACTTCCTCTCTTGAAAATATTCTGAAAGGAATTGAAGCGACGAAAAAGTATATCCGGAATAATCCAAGATCTGGTGTTCTGGGAATGCACCTGGAAGGTCCTTTTTTAAATCCGGTGAAGCGTGGAGCTCATCTTACAGAATATGTGAGAAAACCTTCTGATACTGAATTGGAAGCCATTATCAGTCATGGAAAAGATGTGATTAAGCTGATAACAATAGCGCCGGAAATGTTTACACCGGAACAAATTGATATGTTTTTGGCATCCGGAATTACCGTTTCTGCGGGACATTCCAATGCGACATATCAGGAAGCGAGCCAGGCATTTGATCAGGGGATAAAACTGGTAACACATTTATATAATGCCATGTCGGCATTTGGCCATCGCCAGCCTGGGTTGGTCGGTGCTACTTTTGACAATAATACAGTTTATGCCCCGATCATTATCGATGGTGTTCATTGTGATTATGCCGCGGCTAGAATTGCATACAAGGCAAAGAAAGATAAATTATTTCTTATCTCGGATGCACTTTTTGTAGGGGAAAAAGTAACGGAATTTAAATGGGGAGAATTTGACGCCTATCTGCAAAATGGTCAGTATAATAACTCCGAAGGAAATCTTGCAGGTGCTACTATTTCGCTGGCTGATGCTGTGCGGAATGCGGTACGTGAAGTGGGAATTCCTTTGCAGGAAGCTATTGAAATGGCTACAATTCGTCCTGCAATCGCGGTTGGATTAGATGATAAAATCGGAAGTGTGGCGGTAGGTTATCCTGCGGTTTTTACTTCTTTTGATGATTTGTTAGAAAAATTTGAGGTCATAAATTGA